In Cryptococcus neoformans var. neoformans JEC21 chromosome 5 sequence, one genomic interval encodes:
- a CDS encoding chitin synthase, putative: MTRHHDPFTNSARVDSSFTPSVNPNTPYPQSDQYQSYYPPQLTHYQGQQGYQYDHTGDVGYGGRSRRHGSWAAVNNEDNEELTPLTTGPASSSTFLTTDPYLSGGPDLPLASSASISSAGADFLTRQTAPRRGATTKRIKLTNGNFIADYAVPGPVSSSVEAKWLIDKASNEFSHMRYTAATCDPDDFTPENGWKLKTTSYNRETELLIAITSYNEDKILYARTLHNVMLNIRDICNTKASKFWRRSAEEGRPGWQKIVVALVADGLDPMDKQVLDVLQTIGVFQDGILKKEVDGKKTAAHIFEYTTQLSIDATPQLVQPHPGEPNNLVPVQIIFVLKQENSKKINSHRWLFNALGRQLQPEICVLLDAGTKPGHKAIYHRGACGEIHAMIKKGVKLFNPLVAAQNFEYKMSNILDKPLESSFGYVSVLPGAFSAYRYKAIQGRPLTQYFHGDATLAARLGKKGIYGMGIFTKNMFLAEDRILCFELVAKKGEKWVLQYVKPSKAETDVPEQAAELISQRRRWLNGSFAASVYSVFHFFRLYRSGHGPIRMLFLHIQAIYNVFSLIFSWFALANLWLTFSIIIELLPESANINLFGTADVTHWINLVFTWVYLAFLMLQLVLALGNRPKGEKGLYILTLWVYAFLSLYLIICSIILSVVAFKGALRDGGSIDAKLGNLFNSTNGVLVAAIMSTIGIYLIASFLYRDPWHMFSSFPQYMLLAPSFTNILNVYAFCNLHDVSWGTKGSDRAEALPAISSSKEKDGETAVVEEQQRSQGELDESFKQVVQRAVAPYKPEEADEKPNLDDQNRTFRTRLVVVWLLSNAALAISIQTLNGLDTTKQLVEACLPSSYNPDNGTVIVSTNGTCITQALEHDGDKLQDKQQIYFQAILWATFALSMVRFIGCVFYWAMRQMGRCWRRN; the protein is encoded by the exons ATGACCCGCCATCATGATCCCTTTACCAATTCAGCCAGAGTAGATTCATCCTTCACTCCATCAGTCAACCCTAATACACCTTACCCACAGTCGGACCAGTATCAGTCCTACTATCCACCTCAACTAACCCATTATCAAGGACAGCAGGGCTATCAGTACGATCATACAGGAGACGTAGGATACGGCGGTCGTAGTCGGCGACATGGATCGTGGGCCGCCGTCAATAACGAAGACAATGAAGAGTTAACGCCGTTGACAACTGG GCCtgcttcctcatcaacattCCTTACGACCGATCCATACTTGAGTGGCGGACCCGACCTTCCCCTCGCATCTTCTGCCTCAATTTCCAGCGCAGGAGCCGATTTCTTGACAAGGCAGACTGCTCCTCGTCGCGGCGCAACCACTAAAAGGATCAAATTAACGAATGGCAATTTCATTGCCGA CTACGCTGTGCCAGGACCTGTTTCGAGCTCTGTAGAAGCCAAATGGCTCATTG ACAAGGCGTCGAACGAGTTCTC GCATATGCGATACACGGCTGCGACATGCGATCCCGATGATTTCACTCCTGAGAATGGGTGGAAGCTAAAAACAACTTCCTACAACCGAGAAACTGAACTTCTCATTGCTATCACGAGCT ACAATGAGGATAAAATATTATATGCCAGGACTCTGCATAATGTCATGCTTAATATTCGTGACATCTGCAATACCAAAGC ATCTAAATTCTGGCGCCGCTCAGCCGAAGAAGGCCGTCCAGGCTGGCAGAAAATTGTGGTTGCTCTGGTGGCTGATGGTTTAGATCCAATGGATAAACAAGTGTTAGACGTACTGCAGACTATCGGTGTATTCCAAGACGGTATCCTCAAGAAAGAAGTTGATGGGAAAAAGACAGCAGCTCATATATTCGAA TATACAACTCAGCTATCTATAGATGCCACCCCTCAGTTAGTCCAGCCGCATCCTGGAGAACCCAATAATCTT GTACCAGTGCAAATAATCTTTGTTTTGAAACAAGAGAACTCAAAGAAAATTAACTCCCATCGCTGGCTGTTCAATGCTCTAGGGAGGCAACTTCAGCCAGAGATTTGTGTGCTGCTGGACGCGGGAACAAAGCCCGGCCATAAGGCAATCTATCATC GCGGTGCTTGTGGAGAAATCCATGCTATGATCAAGAAAGGAGTCAAGCTTTTCAATCCTTTGGTGGCAGCTCAAAATTTCGAATATAAGATGTCAAACATCTTGGATAAGCCACTGGAAAGCAGCTTCGGATA CGTGAGCGTTCTACCAGGTGCTTTCAGTGCCTATCGTTATAAAGCAATCCAAGGCCGCCCTTTAACCCAGTACTTCCATGGTGATGCAACTT TGGCGGCGAGGCTGGGCAAGAAAGGAATATATGGCATGGGCATTTTTACTAAAAACATGTTCTTGGCAGAAGACCG TATTCTTTGTTTTGAGCTTGTCGCGAAGAAAGGTGAAAAATGGGTTCTACAATACGTCAAACCTAGCAAGGCGGAAACGGACGTCCCGGAGCAAGCAGCTGAACTTATTAgccagagaagaagatggttgaATGGCTCTTTTGCCGCCTCAGTC TATTCTGTTTTCCATTTTTTTAGACTATATCGAAGTGGTCATGGCCCTATCAGGATGCTTTTTTTACATATACAGGCAATT TATAATGT CTTCAGTCTCATTTTCTCCTGGTTCGCTCTCGCCAATCTTTGGCTCACATTCTCAATTATCATCGAACTGCTTCCTGAGAGTGCCAATATCAATTTATTCGGTACGGCTGACGTT ACCCACTGGATCAATCTTGTGTTCACATGGGTATATTTGGCCTTTTTAATGTTGCAACTCGTCCTGGCTTTGGGCAACCGACccaaaggagagaaagggcTATACATTCTCACTCTTTG GGTTTACGCCTTCTTATCTCTCTATCTGATCATTTGCTCTATCATCTTATCTGTCGTTGCCTTCAAA GGGGCCTTGAGAGACGGAGGAAGTATAGATGCTAAGCTCGGTAATCTTTTCAATTCCACGAACGGGGTCTTGGTGGCAGCCATCATGTCCACTATTGGTATCTACCTCATTGCATCATTCCTTTAT AGGGACCCCTGGCACATGTTTAGTTCTTTCCCGCAATATATG CTTCTTGCTCCTTCATTTACCAACATCCTGAATGTCTATGCATTTTGCAACCTGCATGATGTTTCTTGGGGTACCAAGGGCTCAGACAGAGCAGAGGCTTTACCAGCGATCTCGTCaagcaaggagaaggatggagaaacgGCCGTAGTAGAGGAACAACAAAGA AGTCAAGGCGAACTGGATGAGTCATTTAAGCAAGTTGTACAACGTGCAGTTGCACCATACAAGCCTGAAGAAGCCGATGAGAAACCCAACCTTGAT GATCAAAATCGAACTTTCAGAACCCGCCTTGTAGTGGTGTGGTTGCTTTCTAACGCTGCACTTGCTATCTCCATACAAACCCTCAATGGTCTCGATACAACTAAGCAGCTCGTAGAAGCTTGCCTCCCCAGCTCATACAATCCTGACAACGGAACAGTAATTGTGTCCACCAATGGTACCTGTATTACTCAGGCTCTGGAGCATGATGGCGACAAATTACAAGACAAGCAGCAAATTTACTTTCAAGCGATTTTATGGGCGACATTCGCGCTGTCAATGGTCAGGTTCATCGGA TGTGTGTTTTACTGGGCTATGAGACAAATGGGTAGATGCTGGAGACGTAACTGA